ACCCTATGCATGCTAAactaatataaaaaaaacaacaaaagcaaagaaaagaaaaggtaaaaaagaacGGTTGTGGACAGACTGACCTTCCCAATTCGATTCGgcaaaaacaagacaaaagaaTTCATAGCACGTATTCAGAACAGAGGAATATAAATAGCGAGGGTGGGGCGAGTAAGTGGCCAAAAAGATAtggggggggggcgggggggcgGGGGGAGCTTCATTTGCTAGTTTCTAACATAGCGTCTAGAGTGCGATAAAATATTGCCATTCggacttatttaaaatttagaaGATCATTGTAAAAGCCTGTGGAACCATTCCTACTTTTAATGGAGAAAATATAAAGATATCTTTCTCTTACAATATTTCAAAACTCAATAAAAGATTAAACATACATATGACGCCTTAActtgtgaaaaataaataataatgaatttATCGTTAGCAATAAGATAAAAGATTGTTTACATCATATCAGTAATTTGAACCACAGTTTAAGAAACACATATAAATAATTTGACTGTTTCAACCCAAGAAgtaatttgcatgttaattaTCCCTACATCAACAAGATATTGTCTAGCAAACAGGTGGTAAAGATAGACAAACCTATCAGTAAGAGAATTttatccagttaaaaaaaaaaattctccacaTTGTTTTATAACAGCATGTGAAGCAGTTAGGAGGGAGAATAAGTAATTAACAGATCCTAAGAGAGTAAGTTTGAAACGATTCATAGCTGCATCAGAAAATGTAACCTATATCACTATAGCAGAATTACTGAATAGTATGTGAAAGATCATAAAGTAACAACTTGGAGATTTCTTTCCAGTGAGCCTTCTGGCCTTAATGGGTAACTTTCAAGTTATTCTATTCATTATGAATTTAGCAGTTTCAAAAGGCAAATATTACAGCCAAGtctggaaaaataaacaaaaatagttTGCAAAACTGATAGTCATGCAAAACTTAAATCCAAAAAGATTTTGTTGAGGACACTAACTTACCTAGACAGCAGTCTGAAAGATTAGATCTTATTGATCAACAAGATAAGGCGCTAACCATCCTAAACCGTCTTCCGTTTGACCTATGgtattaattttaaagtcagaTCAAGGAGAGCCCTCATCCAAAAGCAGACACTAATGGTTAAAATCAGATACTTCCATCTAGGAGCAGACACTATCTTCCCATATCTGACATTACCTTCCAAAAGCAAACACTATTGTCCAGACCCAATTGTCCAAAATCAGATCATTTCATCCAAAAGCAAACACTATCATCCATATCGAACACTATCCATCCAATATCGGAAAGTCTCACACCTAGTCCATAGTCATTAGTCCCAAAGTCAGACACTAGAGTCAAAATCGAACACTAACATACAAAATCAGACAATAGTGGCTGAAATTGAACTCAAGCCTGAAAGTGACTAAAATAAGACACTAGAGTCTGGTATCACTCTAACGTCCAAAATGGGAAaccagtgtccaaaatcggacactatTGCATGAAATTGGACACTAGAGTCTAAAATCAGACATTACTGTGTCCAAAATTGGTCAatagtgtccaaaatcagacaCCAGTGTTGAAAATCAGgcactagtgtctaaaatcggacaccaATGTCCAAATTCAGACACAAGTGACTAGAATTGGAGGCTACTTTCAAAACAAGTCCGTAGTCATTAGACTTAAAATTAGACACCAATGTCCAAAGTTGGATACTAACATAAAAAGTAAGACAGTACTGGCCAAAATTGAAATGAAGCATCTGAAATAAGACCATAGCATGGTGTATGAATTTGGACAAAAGTTTCTGTAATTGGAGAACAGCGTTCGAAACCATGTCAAATCAGTTGGAACTATTCAAAATTTGGATGAATGTTAATGAAGCCTGACATAACTATTTGAGATGCTGAAATGATTTTTCTATTGACAATTCATAATgtaaaaaatgattcaaaataaaaatagtgtTTTACCTCTTGGATGATATTCACAGCCTATCCAGCCTTTGTATCCTAGTTTAGCTATGTGATAGAATACAAAAGGATAGTTGATTTCGCCATCTAAATCTGGTTCATTTCGTGATGGCACCTGGCTTATTTGGATATGGCCTatgaaatttaatgaaaaaaaaaaatgaacgaataaattaaaaaacgagacaaaaaattgattagCAGCAGCTGTGCAGAAAGTGGCATATGATATTTTTAATGGAAAGATCGATAACACTGGAGGATGTATCTGACTTCAGTAGGGGGTCCAAACTTCTAGCAACTAGAAGGGTAGGGAAGGGTTGGGGAGGTTCTGTTGCTTGGCCTGTTGAGCATTTAGACATCAAGCCTTCAGTAAATATTCACACCCCCCCAACCAAACTAGACAAACGTTTTGTTTTGAATCACCCTTCCCCAACCAATCCCAGTTATGCTCTAAATTTTCCCAAAAGCAGCTGTTAGAGTTTTTCCTTCTATTTCCCAATGACATTTCACAATTAAGGAAAAAGTAGTTTTTAGGAATCATTAAAAATGCCAAGGCGATTCAAGAAATTCTAAAGAGAATGAAGGATAACTAAGACAGTCACAAGCACCCTGGGCCAGtctcaaaatgatgaaaatcTAAATAAGGGAGATTCATTCACAGAGACCTCAGTGTAAGGGAGAATGAAACAGGAGAATTTGGTCTCCCAAAGCAGAAGTTGGTCTCCCAGAACTCAATACTTTATGAACCCAATCAGGTTGTATCAACCAAGTCTCCTTGTGGACTTGATAAAAAAAGTGATTGTAAGTCTGCATCCACAACTGATTTGAATTCCTGCCAGAGCAACTAACTGACCCAGTTTATGAAGCCACCAAGAATATTTTGTTAGTATCAGTTTTCCTCCAGTAAGGAATACTGGTCTTTTTCATGCGTCATACTGCCTATGTTTCATTAAGCTTTTTCAGGAAAGTAATATCCCTGCTGGAAACAGTAAATTATTTTTAGGTAGAAATTTACCTATATAAGGCATGGAATCATTTAGAGTCTGTGTTATGTTACCAGTTGTACGCTGATGGTGGAACAAATCCtacaaatgatttgaaaattgaTATAAAAAACCAACTTATCTAATTGTGACTGTTAtgataaatttataaaataacaaaagttaaaacaattaGCGGTAAAAACCAGATCATAaataggttaaaaaaataaatagataaataaaaatagttttgaaatgaaaatttatcaggAAGTCTTTCTTTTTGTAGTTAATACTGCTTTGCATTTTTAACAACTTACCAACAGAAGTTTCATATTTCTATGATCTACTTTCTTGATCAAATTGATTGCTGTCAAAACAGAATTACTAGATGTTACatacgttttctttttttttcagaaacaaaaataagtggcagaacaatttcaaataataacattaaaatcaattaaaaaagtCACAAAAAATACCTTGTTGTGAATTAGTTAAAAAATACCCTGGTATTGTACTGATAGGCTCTACTAAGAGGGTGATTCCATTCTGCAACAGTTTAAGACAAGAATACTCAATCTTACTGCTAGTCAGTCTTCATAATGTAGTAAATACacgaataattattttttcttaaccctttgtcCCCTATAAGTGATAAGTGATGAgtgaatctaatttctccatacaatatcacccctgaatcgcaTGTTCAAGATAATCAAGGAAAAGATCACTGACTAAaacagctcttgattgttaaacaaattcttcttgttagcaccttaggaaatgtatagagaacagaaaggAGAATATCGATGCTGATGTTGGGGTATAAAGGGTTATGGGGCTCATGCATAGGTTTGTTTGCTATTGCAACTAATTTTGAGTCACACAAATCTTCTGGACTGTCATTGTTAAATCCCTACTTCTCAAATGTACTTGTGTCACAATTCTTCCTGTCAGAGATTGTGCTAACAGATTACCTCTTTTAGCCTCTGAGCAGCATATTTCATATTCTTCACATATGTCTCCTCCCATAGCACCACTGACTTGTTATCTGTGCTAGTAACACCCTCAGGAAACACACCAGCTAATACATGCAATCTACAATAAATGACAGATGCTAATGGTGGTCTCAATTAAAACATGGAAGCTCAGACAGACAAATCCTACAATTTGAGTTATTGATAACTTGATGCAataactcctaagagtgaccaatgggttatttctccttactaaaCAGTCACATTATCTAGCATCAAGGTTGGAGGAATAAGTAAAATATCAGAAAGGTGATATTGCTTTATAAAACACCAGATTGTCAGAGCTCAAGGTATAAATATGtacatgattttattttgagatcttcaaaatgaaagggataaaataaataaagaattctCTGAGATGGTTTGCTACTGCAGAGAACTTGAGTGAACGCAAATGGTCACACATTACCTTGTACATTTAACAGCTTCAGCATATTTGATAGATAACTCTAAACATTGCTTAAATTCTTCCTCTCTACCAGGTACTGCTGCAAGTCCTTGAGAACCtcctacaaagaaaaaaatttatgaaatagaaaaatatagcTCAGCATGCTGTATAGGCCTGAATGGGGATCTCTAAATTATTTCCTCaagtttttcttatttaccGGAAGTGCATCCATGATGGCTTCAAACAAATTCCAAACCATCATTAGCTAAGTTGGGGTTTTTTTCCTAAGAAGTAGGAAGTTACTAAAGTAATACCAAAGTGTCTTTAAAACCTCTAATTTAAAAGCCTGTATCTTAATGCAATCAGTGACTCCTATTCTTATTTGTACACCGCGAtccaaaaaatcaaaatttatcaaCTGTATATTTCAAAAAACCTGTTGAGAATGTTCAGAGCCACTTTGAGTTTGCTCTAAATTACAGGCAATTCTGATCTCAGCAGTTTAAAGAAGTGCATggcatgaaaaagaaaaaatgatagcTCTCATACACATGACTTCACACTTAGATGTACCAGGTTAAATTGCTTTGGCCTGGTCAAACAGAGAGCCTACTTCACAAACTAGACTTAAAACAAAGGGTTCATTCCTAACAAGAGCTCACCATCAAAAGCATTCATGAGAATCTGTTCTATTTGTGCATTTTCTCTGGCATTAGATAATTCCTCAATAGGAATATCTGGTGGAAAACCTGATTCCACAGCTTTGAAACCTGTGAGGTAAAATGACAATCTGTCAGTGAGGACATAAATCTGAATTAGAAACAGAAATTAGGAACACATGAGGTAGAATGACAAGTGTGGATAAGACAAAGCAAACAGAAATAAGATAAATGATAGTAAAGGCAAATAATTAAtgatataataaataaattaaagaatgcATGAATGTATGATTTTATAAATGAAGGAAGGAAGGTCAAACGAGATAAGACTAAAATTATTCATAAAACGACTGGTGGAAAAGCGGAGATTTTTTGTTAATAGTTCAAGTCTTTGGGATTTCAAGCAAAcccttttttcaagaaaatagtATCTTATGCTTTTATCTCTTGAACACCAGAATGTTGCACATGGTGAGGAAAAAGTTTGGTTTACataaatattcatgaaaaacaTCATccaatttcaaaacaatcagGGGCCGTTGAGGTCCCTTCCTTCAAGTTTCGAAAACAACTCTGGCAGTACAACTTGTCAATAAATGGCTACTTCTGGTCATATCTGATATATTCAAGTTCATCACCTGCTCTTTTGGCTGCTTGGTATCtatcaaggaaatttttatgcTCCAAAAATGTAAACGATATATTCGCTGCAAATTTTAGGGCCATGCTGACCAAATCATCCCTGCTAGGGACTACACAGTCTAACTGTGTACATGAAACTGAGGCAATCATGACGTCTTTCTTACCATATTTGGTAAGATTTACACAAATAAACCCCATAGTAACACAAATGTAATGACGAAGGTCATGCATTCTAACGTTGTTTAGAAGTCAATTTCTCCCGGAATATTCCTAGAGAGGCCCTTTTAGTTCTTTAAAATGGCTCTTTTGAATcgaaaactgaaagaaaaggaTGTAGACAACCTCCCTTTAATCGAGGAATCTGAGAAAGTTGTAGTCGATCTCGATGAGGACGATGAAAACAGCGAAGATACTTTTGTACATCATGGAATCACGCTGTGGGTTTCCGATGCTCTTATCATGATTGTGCAGCATATACAGATTTTTGCGTTGATATTAGCCATGGGAGAACGCTGGGGCTATCCTAAAACGTTTGTGCAACATGCCTCatatgtttttctctttaatttagACGTTTGGGAATTTGTGAAAGTCTCATCTGGAGCATATACTGGTACTTTAAACCTAGACACGTTTTTACCTTCAGGAAGCATCGGCATAGACTATAGTTATTATTTGATAGGATGGACCATTGGAGTCGCTGTGATTGGATGTACATTTTTGATAACTTATGCAGTGTTTCTTCATCGAAAACCACTCTATCTGCTGCTTCATGTTGCGAGGATGAAGCGTGTTTTCAGCGTTTTTATCCAGCTCGCCTGCTTACCTGTTGGTACTGCATATGCCCGTGTTTTCCATTGTCGAAGCGATGGAGTATGGAATGTTGAAAATAGTGTAAAGTGCTACAGTTCGGACAGCATAGAGCATTTGGTGTTTGTTGCTATTGCAAGTCTGGTCGTAATTCTTGTGTTCCTGGCCTACCCAATAAACATGATAAGGAAAATTCGTGGTCAAGTGATCTGTTACAGTGAAGAAAAACATGAGGGTTACTTGCAACTCAAAGAAGCCGAATACAATCAAGGACTTGACATTTTATGGGGAGTCGGACAGTTCCACCTCTTCTCGTCATTCCGCCGGCTTTGGATCTTTTATAAACCCATCatgttcattttaaaatttagccTTGTGTGTTTTTATGCAATGTTCCTGTTTTTTACTGAGAGCAACAGGCTTACTTTTGGGCAACGTCTCCTCATCAACCTTCCtatttttatgttctttttccttattctttttGGGTTGTTTTCTTCTGGCTTGGCCCGCCCTCCTATCAAAGCCTTTAGGGCTTTCACAGGCTGGTGTTGCTGGAAAGGCATTTCACGATTGTTACATGTCCTTTTCAACATCACTCCAACTTGGGTGATTGCCAAGCTCTTTCTGGTTCTATTGGTAGGCGGTTTGTTCACCATTGATCGGCTAGGTGGCGGCATAGGAGCAACACTATCTATGCTAAGCCTGATAATGGTCCGAAGTCTTCCTTTCCGTGTTTCGGCATTCAACTTCATGATTTTGTTCTCCTTACTTGTCAATGCAGGTAATGCATACATCGGTGTCATGGTGGAGATGTACAACACTGATGAACTTGTGAATGCCTTCTTTGTGCCACCCATTCCAGAGTTGATATTGACATGGGTGAACATAGCTTGGCTGTGTGTTGCAGTTCTGTGGCTTGTGTATCTCTTGCTGCGGTACTTGCATATTATACTTCCAAAACAGCCTCTCTGGCCAATGCTAAGTACAGATGGAAAAAGCAACATCAGCGAAGATACAAAGAAGTACATGCGTGCTGTTCTGAGGGGCCGTCATACATTGGAGAAAGCACTTTCAAGCCCACCCATGTTTGCACCTGTTCATGAGTTGGAGAGGCAGATTCACATCATCAATGCATACTGCCGAGAAGCAGAGTTCTTGGATGATCCAACCTTTGATTCCCTCTGGGATCTTCTTGACGAATTGATTGAAGCTCACAGAAACTTAGCACCTCACTCTCTGTTTGCTCTGTCAGTGAAGAAGACCGTCCGTGAGATAGCAAAGGAATTGATGGTCTTGATGCCGCAGATGAGAAAAAGGCTCGATCAACGTGAATATGATTTCATCTTGATGGACCCCATGAAGAAACGCATGCTTTTGAAAATGTATGTGCTTGGAATATTTGTGAATGGACGTATGGACAAAGTCAAACATGATGTTGAACAGAAAGTTTACATGGCACTAAAAGAGGCTGAGAAGACCAAAACTCCTTCAAGTCTATATGGTAGCTCCACAGCATATGACTGGGATAGTATGATTGACTTGGCGGGTCCTTATTCAACTTTTGATGCAATGAGAACTGTTTCAAGTTCAGGTAGTCGACCTGGCACCTCCTTCTCAGTGGCTTCTAAAGCAGATAGTGTAGATAAGCTGTTGGATGAGGTGGAAGACTGGGAGGAAGGACAAGAGATGGctaaaagaaagaagaaaatttcagtTGGGTCAATGCCATTGATTGAGGAGCATCCTTCTTCTCCTTCAGGTGGGCAATTTCTATTTTTGGAGCAAAGTTTCAGGACTTGGTATAATCAGTCAAAGCTCTCATAACACCTACACCCCCAAAAGTGATCAATATttatcctttcactcccaagatctagaTATCAATTCTCTTAACTGTCCCCCACATGTTGCCAATAAttctagttctgagaatttgatattaaatCAAGCAATATCCCAATATCccctttgtttacattttattttttcatcaccTTTCATCATAAAAATGTGTGGTTATTTTAGGGAAAGTTGAGAGTGTAATTTTGATAGATAACTAATTTCTTCTTACCTATTTGCGAGGAAATGTATAGTagcaagaagggagaattgagTTCGGTAggttaattgtttttcttgggTTTCTAGGCTCCACGGGTTCATCAGCTTCTATACCTGGTCAAGTTAACTTTGATAATGACCGACCACGACCTAGAAGTGCTGGACGCTCATCGTTGCAGAGTCAAAGAATAACAGATGGTTCAACTACATCAACAGCATTAATTGGAGACAGTTCTGCTGCAGAACAGGCCAGTAGCTCTCAATCACAGTCATCATTAAGAAGTGGAGATCGTGTTCCATTATTATAGTAGGGAAAGTGTTTTTTGACTCATTAGTATTTTAATATAATAGGCTACATTCATGCATTTACCATAACCAGTTGTAAATAGGATCATCTTAGCTATGGCCAACATTTAATAGCAAAAGTTTAATTCAGTAGTTGGTATTGTACATTTTTGAACATCAATAACCACCTTTGTTATTCTATGAAATAATAAGGCTTATTTCTATCATCATCATTCATCATAATATCatcagtattattatttttattgccACTGAAAATTTTGTATTGAGGTTGCTGTGTAAATATTGActttataaattgtttttacaTTACGGTAGTTGCTATTTTCCTATTTAAATTTCCAAGTATTtataaattgatatttgtccAATGCATGGCAAGTTAGTTATATCAGCTGATCTAAAGTTTCTGGCATCATAAAGAGATTTCATTTAAATCAGCTGTAGAAATTATTACCTGTGTAGATCAAGGCTATATTTTCACAACATGACCCATGGGTAGGCTTTAAACACTtgaattcccatgagtgaccaatgcagaatttccccttacagtaTCAATTTCATGTCAaccagacaagtaatgagaataaagacaaatatgaTTTAGGGAGTAGATTATccaaaccaaattctccaaactaacattataagaattgttttgcagacagtaaggagaattactaatgagatcttgggagtgaaagagtttaaagaaattgtttccTCCTACCTCTGGAAGGACACTAGTTTAGAACTCATGATTACATCAAgtttgattttaagtttttgtaaaaaaatcatCATAATAAACTAGATTTGTAGAGATACCTTTGTGTATAATTTGTATTCATCCTTGGGTTGAATTTTTTAGCAATGTTTTGACAGGGAGACCTGCTTTTTATGACAATGTTTTACCCTCCtaccccaaagagtgaccaacatccaatttctcctcacaatgtcactcttgaatcaaacgTCAGTGTCATGAGAACCAGGAAATAATTACCATTTAACAGAGCTCTTAGTTGTTAATGCACTTGgtgggaaatgtaaagagaacagtgtgaagAATATATTTGCTtgtgttagggtgtaatgggttaagGCTGGGGAGGGAAAACTTATCAttactttcttgaaaatttgttttgttcttttttttcattcacttgAGTTGGTAGAATTTCCAAAAGATGAGCTTGCCGACTGTTTTAGATAAATGAATATTGAAATTCAATTCGCTTTAGCAGACACATCTCCCTTTATTTCACCATTAGGGACTATGGTCACTTTTTATGTCTACCATAAGTTAACTAAAGGGATGagtaatgaaaaacaaaatgatttaagTCACTAGGACTAGTGGGGCCAGACACTTAGCAGACTCAAGGCAACGTTCTTACCCCCCTCTTACATACTTACAAATGACTTATGAAGAAGCTTTGAAACTGCTACTAGTAGAGAGAGTTATGTACTCACTTTTCTAGGATTAGCGTTTTAAACCATAAACACTGTTACCAGATTCACATCTAGTGCAACCTTATGGATTCAATTTGaaattgtaaacaatttttaagcCGAGGGGAAGAATTTCAAAACATACTCGAGCTTGAAGCCATTCGGGATCGAATGTTCCAAGGGGAGAAGATGATTGGTCAGTATTTTTACTGCATAATTGGCCAATCACGAAACCCTTTGCATGACGTTTACTTCGGCGTCCGCATTAATTGTATTTATACTGCACACTTCTCATATTCTCTCTATTACTCTTACTTCAAAGTTTAGTCCACGTTGGAATAGCAATATGTCTGGTCGTGGTAAAGGCGGTAAAGGGCTGGGAAAAGGAGGTGCTAAGCGTCACCGAAAGATCCTTCGTGATAACATCCAAGGTATCACTAAGCCTGCGATCCGTCGTCTTGCTCGCCGTGGCGGTGTCAAGCGAATCTCTGGCCTGATCTACGAGGAGACTCGAGGTGTTCTCAAAGTTTTCCTTGAGAACGTGATCCGTGATGCCGTGACATATACTGAGCACGCCAAGAGAAAGACTgtgacagccatggatgtgGTGTACGCTCTGAAGAGACAAGGCCGCACTCTCTACGGATTTGGCGGTTAGACCACGCTGTAATCTACGAACACAGAACAAACGGCTCCCTTAGGAGCCACCAGATTTGATGAAGTTAATGATTGACTCGTGAGCGACCAATtcatctctttttcttttctttttaagtaaACAACAAAGAATCCATTCAGAATTTTCTCTCATACCCCAAGTCTCGCTTAAGTCAAACTAGATTGAAAATTGTGGTAATTGTGCAAAGATTCCCGTCGCCAACCACTCTACCTTGCGTACTCGATGACAAGATCAGTTttcagaaatggaaaatgtaattttaaattgagtGCAGCTTTTCTTTGAGGATTGAAATGTACAAACCCATATACTACAAGTATGAAACCGATCCACGAATTCTACTTTCAAAACTTGTTCCCTTGAGAATTTTCCTATTAAAACTTTCGTAGCACTTGTCGATGCTTAATCCTTCAAGAGTGACAAGCAGTTAATTTTATTTAAGCATCccgactggaaaaaaaattaagtttgcaAGTGTGAAGGAGGTCATAGCCAACTCAAGAAGCTTGATTGTTGGACATTCTCCACGTTAGTACTATGACACAAATGGATTAGAGAATGTGCATTCTGAACATGTTGTGAAGGTGTAAGGATTGACCATAAATGAGTGTTTTGAATGGAGAATTGTACGAGGAGAAATTACGTAACCAAAGATAAGAACAATTAAACTGGGCCAATGTTGTTTGTGATGTTTATTTCAATATAACTTGGAATAATGTgcatcttttcttaaaaaaagtcAGGACATTAGCTTCATTTGTGCAAAAGAACTCGAGTCAAATTCCAGGCTACTTGCTTGCATGTAAACTCTTGGTTTCAGCGTTTCACATCCCTGAAAACAAACTTGTGAAGTGAAATTTTGTTAGATGCAATTCCATTTAATTAATTTCATCCAAGATAAGTTTTCATTAGTAAGCAATCCAGACAATTATGCTGACTAAATTCTAAAttcttttaacacttttctATATAGAAATGACCAAACATTCCAATTGAGAGGGGAACCTGAAAGTGGTCCACATTTTAAAGTTTGCAAGGTCCCCCCAAGGGTCTGTTAACCCCAAAATTTTcattaactcccatgaatgaccaagacagaatttctccgtTCATTAACTATTTGATATCAGGCATATAAGAGATGAGAAAAGATATCAATTTGGTGACTATTggttaatccaataccaaattctcagaacttgCATCATATGAAtgaaggagaattactgatgagatctgggagtgaaaaggttacgTTAGCTAGATTCACAAAACCCTTGAACCCACTCCATAAAACACAAGGAATAATAGAATTAGAAGCAAGAATTATTCAAGGGAAAGTATGAACCTTCATTATCACTGTAGACTGAAATTtacacagcaacttggaatctatttgttttataataaagaataaaaaaaagttttaatgatgacatcacctatacgtctgtcctccaatagatcataagtgagaaccaatcagaatgcatgcttaactgagcttattatgtacatttaaaattaaattttttttatttttttcaacaaaactagTAAATACAAATTGCTCTCAAAAGTTTTGTGAATATTTTCTCCACTATACATTAACAAAACCATTGCGGTAAACAAGTGTCA
This is a stretch of genomic DNA from Pocillopora verrucosa isolate sample1 chromosome 12, ASM3666991v2, whole genome shotgun sequence. It encodes these proteins:
- the LOC131771510 gene encoding histone H4, which produces MSGRGKGGKGLGKGGAKRHRKILRDNIQGITKPAIRRLARRGGVKRISGLIYEETRGVLKVFLENVIRDAVTYTEHAKRKTVTAMDVVYALKRQGRTLYGFGG
- the LOC131771507 gene encoding putative hydroxypyruvate isomerase isoform X3; this encodes MALKFAANISFTFLEHKNFLDRYQAAKRAGFKAVESGFPPDIPIEELSNARENAQIEQILMNAFDGGSQGLAAVPGREEEFKQCLELSIKYAEAVKCTRLHVLAGVFPEVLWEETYVKNMKYAAQRLKENGITLLVEPISTIPGYFLTNSQQAINLIKKVDHRNMKLLLDLFHHQRTTGNITQTLNDSMPYIGHIQISQVPSRNEPDLDGEINYPFVFYHIAKLGYKGWIGCEYHPRGQTEDGLGWLAPYLVDQ
- the LOC131771502 gene encoding uncharacterized protein, with amino-acid sequence MALLNRKLKEKDVDNLPLIEESEKVVVDLDEDDENSEDTFVHHGITLWVSDALIMIVQHIQIFALILAMGERWGYPKTFVQHASYVFLFNLDVWEFVKVSSGAYTGTLNLDTFLPSGSIGIDYSYYLIGWTIGVAVIGCTFLITYAVFLHRKPLYLLLHVARMKRVFSVFIQLACLPVGTAYARVFHCRSDGVWNVENSVKCYSSDSIEHLVFVAIASLVVILVFLAYPINMIRKIRGQVICYSEEKHEGYLQLKEAEYNQGLDILWGVGQFHLFSSFRRLWIFYKPIMFILKFSLVCFYAMFLFFTESNRLTFGQRLLINLPIFMFFFLILFGLFSSGLARPPIKAFRAFTGWCCWKGISRLLHVLFNITPTWVIAKLFLVLLVGGLFTIDRLGGGIGATLSMLSLIMVRSLPFRVSAFNFMILFSLLVNAGNAYIGVMVEMYNTDELVNAFFVPPIPELILTWVNIAWLCVAVLWLVYLLLRYLHIILPKQPLWPMLSTDGKSNISEDTKKYMRAVLRGRHTLEKALSSPPMFAPVHELERQIHIINAYCREAEFLDDPTFDSLWDLLDELIEAHRNLAPHSLFALSVKKTVREIAKELMVLMPQMRKRLDQREYDFILMDPMKKRMLLKMYVLGIFVNGRMDKVKHDVEQKVYMALKEAEKTKTPSSLYGSSTAYDWDSMIDLAGPYSTFDAMRTVSSSGSRPGTSFSVASKADSVDKLLDEVEDWEEGQEMAKRKKKISVGSMPLIEEHPSSPSGSTGSSASIPGQVNFDNDRPRPRSAGRSSLQSQRITDGSTTSTALIGDSSAAEQASSSQSQSSLRSGDRVPLL
- the LOC131771507 gene encoding putative hydroxypyruvate isomerase isoform X2 encodes the protein MALKFAANISFTFLEHKNFLDRYQAAKRAGFKAVESGFPPDIPIEELSNARENAQIEQILMNAFDGGSQGLAAVPGREEEFKQCLELSIKYAEAVKCTRLHVLAGVFPEGVTSTDNKSVVLWEETYVKNMKYAAQRLKENGITLLVEPISTIPGYFLTNSQQAINLIKKVDHRNMKLLLDLFHHQRTTGNITQTLNDSMPYIGHIQISQVPSRNEPDLDGEINYPFVFYHIAKLGYKGWIGCEYHPRGQTEDGLGWLAPYLVDQ